GTCTTTTGATGTGTGCCTTGCCCTCTTGCTTGTGTCACTCTCAGAGTCTGAGCTGTCAGACTCAGACAACTTCCTGTCTccatgggtttttttcttcttttccttctttctttttctagaagaaTTCCTTGTGGAGTCAGGCTTCTCAAACTCTGCTGACtttgcctcttccttctcctcttcctcatcagGTATCAGAGAATACTTGGTCCCTCCTGGTTGCATAAAACAATCCTTTGCAAAGTGGCCTTTGCAGCCACACTTCTTGCAGGTGGTGTTCAAGACAGCCTCGAGGGTGATCTTCTGCCCAGTGTAATCCTGGAAGGACTGCAGCCGCCTCTCTTCTTGCTCAATGATAACGTTGTTGGGGTCAAGGTCTTTCCCAGTTCCTTGGTTGATGACTTTCATGGATATGGATACTTTTATCCTATCATTTTTCATCTCCCGGCCAATAAGCTTCACCCATACTTTGCCTCCATCATCCACTATCTCAGAAGGCTTATCCATACGACAGGATGACATGTGAGTTCGATGGACCAGACCTTGCTTCTGACAGCCAGGGATTTTGATGAAGGCTCCATAGTCTGTAACCATAGCAATCTCTCCTTGGAAAATAATGTAGAGAGCAGGCAAGTGCTCCATGGTCTCGGGTCTTCCTGAATTCATCCTTAATGTTCTTTGGctcctccatttctcttctgcCAAAGTTAATTCAAGTGTCTCTGGGTCAGCTCCGGGTCTCCCGGCTGCAGCATTGCACAAAAcgccaaaataaataagtaaaatctcaaaaaaaaaaaaaaaaacacctggggggaaaaatttcttttttgaatgttgTCAGTATGCTGTGAGTCCTCTTCTCCTTCAACCCCAATACTGTGAAGAACTTTCCTTTCGCTCAACTAGCGTTTAAGCTTTCAAGAGACTACCTGAGTCCCCTTTATCTTCAGGCACCATATTCTGGAGTCTGACACAGTTCTAGGGAATTTAAAGCTCATATATGATTTCCTAGggctaaaagaaaaatgtcagaattCAAGCAAACATGCACCAGCTGTACCAGAGGAAATACAATCAGTTACCTTCTTAAGTTGGCATTTGGCATATATTGTCctatatgcttttttaaatatcttcaaaaattcagaattaaatttaaaatcccCCTCAGCCCTACCAAAGTAAGCACTTATATGTCTCAAGAGATAAAGTACAACACCTTTAGGGAAGTCCTAGTGCTAAcaccccaaattggaaacaagtACAAGTCCAGTGATATTGAAGTACATCAAGAAATGGTAGAGTGTTCATCTCATGGAATACTGAAACATTAGGGAAGATAACCACCTACTGCTACCTAtgacaaaatggatgaatcttaCATAAATAAGCTTGAGGAAAGGGGGCTGTCACgaaaccattttattatttatattatgtgaaAGTCAAGACTAGGCAACACTCTTCTGGGGTGATAGGGAGCAGGACAGCTGGTAAGAGTTATGCAGTGTGCAAGCAAACAGTGAGGAGGGGATGAGAGTTGAGCCACTATAATAATGGTGGTTCTCACTGTAGAGGAACTATGCGAGAACCTTCCGGGGAATTAGGATTTTCTAACTTGATCTAGGTGCTGGTTACATTTTTACACATTGAAATGTTTTTCAAGCTGTATATATTCACTACCTTTTCACATTACTGTTAGTAAGATTTTATTGCACTGTCtgatgttaactaactagaacttaaataaaaatttgaaaaaaattggaagaaaaaaatgaaggaaactaAATGCCAAAATCTGTACTGTGGTGGAACCCCAACATCAATCTCCAGGAGTGAGACTATGAAGCGATATAACACAATTACGTCCTCTTCATATGGTGCATCTTTTTATAATACTTTGCCCATCTCCCAGCACAGCAACATTCAGtatgttttcctcattttctatCTCCAAATCAGCACCCCCACGCCCATAACACTGTTATAACCTTTGAAATAAATAGATGTCTCCACCTTTTTAACATTGTCATGCACTGTGTGAAGCCCACCTTACAAATAGCAGGAGACAGATTCTCTTACGCAGGTCAGGGGTGCAGAACAAGTCACACACAGTAGTTTTGGTCTGTGCTGCCTCCAGCTCATCCTGCATGCTGGATCTTAAACCCTTAAACAACATACATGTATCATTTGTCAACACAGTGCCAGGCATTGTGGCAAGCACCTGCACCCAATAGGACAAAATAAATGTGCTCCCTTTCTTTCCTGCATAATTTATTATACAGGTATGTATAATAAATCACAGGTGTGAAAAGGATATGAAGCTGTAAAGAGTTAAAGGAGACTCCAGGGTATTaaacagcaaaaaatatttttttattaggttCATAGGTAGAATTTATGATTTGTTAGTTGCATAttacacccagtgttcattacatcaagtgccctctttaatgtccatcatccaattatcccatcccctcacccacctcccttccagcaactctcaatttgtttcctagagatcagcatctcttatggtttgcctctttctcaattttcaccttatttttttctttctctttcccctatgttcgtatgttttgtttcttaaatttcacatgtgaataaaatcatatgttatttctctttctctgactgacttatttcatttagcataataccttctagtaccatccatgtcattacaaatggcaagatttcaataaaaacagacgtagatcaatggaacagaatacagaacccagaaatgggccctcatcTCTATGATAAACTAATCTTTGACAATACAGGAAATAATAcctaatggaaaaaagacagtctcttcaacaaatggtgttgagaaaattggacagtcacatgcaaaagaatgaaattggaccattttcttacaccatacacaaaaacaagctcaaaatggatgaaacacctaaatatgagacaagaatccatcaaaatcctggaggagaatgAAGGCAGAAAAACCTCTTTGATCTTGACAGCACAAgtgatattaaggagggcacttgtgttgagcattgggtgtcatatgtaagtgatgagtcactaaattgtactcctgaaaccagtattacactatatgttaactaagtagaatataaataaaaatttgaaaaaaagcaaaagaaaaaatagaaaatgagatcATGGAGAGGTGCAGGTCATCCACAAGAGTTATAGGTTATAGATTCAGATCAGGAAGTGAACTAAAGGAAGAGGTAGTTGCACAGTGCTCAAAGCTCCTTCGGTGTGAGGTGGCCATGAAAGACTAGAGAATTGAGCTTACCTTCTctgctgcccttttttttttaatttttatttatttatgatagtcagagagagagagagagagaggggcagagacacaggcagagggagaagcaggctccatgcactgggagcccgatgtgggattcgatcctgggtctccaggatcgcgccctgggccaaaggcaggcgccaaaccgctgcgccacccagggatccctctgctgcCCTTTTTAGGAAAACAGTTTGTCTATCTCAATAAGGAGAATGTGGAGTCAGCTTATGTCTTTCCTCCAAGTCACTAAGTAACCATCTTCCGTTTCCTGCTCACCTCCATGGTCAGGATGTCTCCAGCATTcttcattccatttatatgtgcAACTTTTCTAAGTGCCTTTAAGCCCTCCTCTGGTTTATTGTTGATAATCAGCCACCGAGCAGGTTCCACCAGCCACCTGATGGAAGAACAGCATACAAGTACAGTCAactctctcttatttatttgtcATATGATTATTGACTACAGACGCTTTTAGCCTTCCATCTAATATCCACCACTTACTGGGTTAGGAACAGAAACTCAAGGTTTATTTCAGAAATACTAGGAAAATATGAGAAAGACCAAATACATTGAAGTGCATCTTCATGGTCAGGAACACACAGACTTCGGAGTTAACTTCTTCTCTGCCTACTCAGCAACTTCTCAAAGAAGCTTGTGAAGCTTAAGCTTGAGAGTTCCTTATGCATAAttaagaagtctttaaaaaaaaaaaaagaagtccccaAATTATGTAAGCTTAAAGCccaaaaaatattagaagtacTCCTGCCACTACCAGCTATGTTGGTAACTTACTACATAAGTCAGTCACTTATTTAcatctgcctcagttttctcttcaatAAGATGGGAACAGTAGTACCATTTTCCTTGTAGGATTATTATAAGGATATAATGACATAATGGATGAGTCTGGCATAAATTATACTCTCCTCTCTCTGAACTCATCTCATTGTATTAAATCTATAGTTGTGTCTCTATGATGAGCTAAATTTGACTCTCCTTTAGACGGTTTTAAGTACAGGGATGAAGCTATCCataaatgcttgttaaaaatatttaagggaaaGGGAGTGCTGAATACATGATGTCAATCATTCAATCTGCATACCAATTTTTAGTATTGAATAAACCATGCTgctcttttatgaataaatttgctGACTCTTCCTTTTATCCTACTTCAcctacaaaaatgaaaatctgaaaatttttacCAAACCTGATTCATTCCAAAgccaaaaaagaattaaaagtatttcttttttagatatttgcgtctatattttgtataaaagaaaatagtatttgaatAACTTTGACTGCTCTGCTGGTTaagacttaaaacaaaacaaaacaaaacaaacaaaaacccccagAACTTCCAGAAAGGTCATTACTAATTCCTGTTCTGCTTATCAAACTGCACAGACTGAATAGATGCGAAGCATGGGTTTTAGATTCAGACAATAAGAAAGGGTCcaggaaataagaaaatcaatATATTCCAATTCAATCTTCATTTTCACCCCAGGTTCCCATAAaggcaagaggagaaagaaggctCATACCTTGAGGAGAAAAAGATGACAAGGAAAGGTACAGAGACCACCAGCTGCAGAGTGCGCCACCCTCGAAAGAGAAATGCCAGTCCTCCCAGGATCATCTGTCCCAAACTTAAGGCACAGCTCATCAGGGTGATTGCCATGACTTTAGACGAGGGCCTTATCCACTCTATAACTGAAAGAAAACCCAACTGGGATATTAATGTCAGATAAAGGTGAAATTTCAAGGTCAAATTCAAGCTTGGAAAATGGAGAAGATCAAAATCTGACTTACTGAGCAGAGGGCCATTTATCAGGATGATTACGGAAGCACAACCTGATAAGAAGCATAGTAAGCAGTATATGAGGAAGGTGGGGGCAAAAGCTGCGCTGGTCCCAAAGATGGTAAGCTGCAGTAAACACCACCTGAGAATCAACTTTCTCCCAAACCTAAAAAAACAGAGTCAGATTAGATTATGAAAGCAATAAgaatttgggggcgggggggggggacaaaaacTTAAGAAAACCAAAAGCATACTCcgaaatttaaagaatattttaacaaGTGATTCTTTGTACCTAAAAGTTTGACAAATCAAGaactaaaaacaacagaaatctcgAAAGCAATATCTGTATCTATAATGTAGACAAACAGTAACAAAACTCTATCATCCAATCACCAGTAGGCCTCTGACACCAAGTGATACCatataaaagagaacaaaatattggaaattgTAATATACTATGAGCATCCATTGTACTACCATATATAGTAGAGAGGCTGTAGAGTGTCTAGAATGCAGGAGAGCTATGTCCTTGGGTCTCTAGGACCTTACAGGCTAAGGTtagactgatgcaggactgatTGTTACATCAGTAAAACAATCAAAGTTGCTTAAGGGTTGTGTAATAATGTCTCTCTGTTGAATGTGGGTTTATAGGCTTCATGCAATGTGCTTTATGTAGAACAGAATGTAAGAGTGCCACAACCCAAAcagagaaaataatggaaatttctcagagaaaataattacataagATGAAGAACGAAGGGAGAAAGAAGgtgaaaaacaaataaggaaacgGAAATTCTATGGACTATTGGACTTTAAGAATGTTTGgggaaatattcaaataattccCCCCAAAAGATAAAAGGTGTGaaacatagaaacaaaagcaacaaatgaTCCCAAGTCATGATCATTATCATCACCCAAGAaacaagatagaaaacaaaacaaaacaaaaaaaaaaaaaaatgggagactaaaacaaaaccagagcaaTAATTATAGTTAATCAAATTAATTTCTAATGGTCCAAACACTACCAAATAATAGACATAAccagaatacatttaaaaaaggaactatagggacacctgggtggctcagtggttgagcatctgcattcagttcagggtgtgatcccggagttctgggatcaagacctacATTTGGATCCctacaggaaacctgcttctccctctgcctatgtctctgcctctctctttctgtctgtcatgaataaataaatgaatgaatgaataaataaataaataaataaataaataaataaataaataaatattttttttaaaaaaggaactataTACTGTCAAGAATCATACTTAAAATAGTATAGATTGAGAGTAAAGTGacggaaaaaaatacacaattcatATCGCAATaagaacagggcagcctgggtggctcagtggtttagcgccgccttcagcccagggtgtgatcctggagaccttggatcgagtcccacatcgggctccctgcatggagcctgcttctccctctgtctgtgtctctgcctctctctctctctctgtgtctctcatgaataaataaataaaatctttttttttttttaaagaacaacactggagcctttttttttttaagatttatttatttggtgaggGGGGATGGGTGGTGCAGCAGActagatgggggaggggcaaaaggagagagaatctcaagtggactgactccctgctgaacacagagccgcTTGCGGGGCTCCaccccgggaccctgagatcatggcctaagctgaaatcaagagtcagatgcttaattgactgagccacccaggaaccccagcaATTATCTTTTTGTGTCATTCATTTAGCATAGTGTCCTCAATGTTCATAtcatagcatgtgtcagaatctccttcctttgtaagactaaataatattccattgtatgtacacaccacattttgcttctccattcatccactgctggacacttgggttgtttccatcttttgagtattgtgaacaatgctgctgtgaacatggatCTAGAAAgatctcttcaagaccctgctttcaattattttggatacaTGCTGGGCACCATTTTTAAGAGTCATATTGACAGCTAGGCCATGCTCAGAAGAAGATTCGCATTTTGGACCTTTCAGCCCAGCAATTGGAGGACTTGGGAGCATCTAGTTGGAGAAGCGTGGACAGGAGGCACAGCAGCTATCTGCAGTACTGGAAAGTCTGACGCAGGTAGAAGCCAACTTGAAATGCTGCAAGCGGCAGACAAGGCTCAGTGGGTAGAGGTTACCAGGAAGTTGATTTTGACTCAGCAGGAAGACAAGCTTTGTTTTCATAAGAGCTATTTCTTAATGTCATAGGCTGCCTTGGGGATCATGAGTCCCTGCCA
The Canis lupus familiaris isolate Mischka breed German Shepherd chromosome 18, alternate assembly UU_Cfam_GSD_1.0, whole genome shotgun sequence genome window above contains:
- the LOC119877250 gene encoding nucleolar protein of 40 kDa-like; this translates as MNSGRPETMEHLPALYIIFQGEIAMVTDYGAFIKIPGCQKQGLVHRTHMSSCRMDKPSEIVDDGGKVWVKLIGREMKNDRIKVSISMKVINQGTGKDLDPNNVIIEQEERRLQSFQDYTGQKITLEAVLNTTCKKCGCKGHFAKDCFMQPGGTKYSLIPDEEEEKEEAKSAEFEKPDSTRNSSRKRKKEKKKKTHGDRKLSESDSSDSESDTSKRARHTSKDSKAAKKKKQHRE
- the SLC22A10 gene encoding solute carrier family 22 member 10 isoform X20, translating into MAFQELLDQVGDLGKYQILQMVLIFPTLMMLLCQIFLENFTAAIPGHRCWVNILDNDTVSDNDTEILSPDALLRISIPMDSDLRPDKCHRFIHPQWQLLHVNGTFTNMTEPDKETCLDGWVYDQSSFPSTIITEWDLVCSYQSQKSVVQFLFMTGMLVGGLIGGHLSDRFGRKLILRWCLLQLTIFGTSAAFAPTFLIYCLLCFLSGCASVIILINGPLLIIEWIRPSSKVMAITLMSCALSLGQMILGGLAFLFRGWRTLQLVVSVPFLVIFFSSRWLVEPARWLIINNKPEEGLKALRKVAHINGMKNAGDILTMEGLRSSMQDELEAAQTKTTVCDLFCTPDLRKRICLLLFVSRETRS